One window of Quercus robur chromosome 5, dhQueRobu3.1, whole genome shotgun sequence genomic DNA carries:
- the LOC126726889 gene encoding uncharacterized protein LOC126726889, with translation MYLETNTKKMSNFCGSHNIVMFTICFVIFTITATSMATDIEEDPIFELNSQEEMVHLAGYGEEKLSTVLVTGSVHCQACLHGHEAQLTEWPISGALVGVNCHNSGKKSRSRWEQARTDEFGDFTFDLPSQLHSIPNLEQKCSVKVLKIPKNSPCQPTFVKKQKGLKLLSLGNGIRTYSAGTIRFMDLTSRPLQACMKKNGNKEMQR, from the exons atgtatttagaaacaaacacaaagaagATGAGCAACTTTTGCGGCTCCCACAATATTGTGATGTTCACAATTTGCTTCGTGATCTTCACGATCACTGCAACTTCAATGGCCACCGACATCGAGGAAGACCCAATATTCGAACTGAATAGCCAAGAAGAAATGGTGCATTTGGCTGGATATGGAGAAGAGAAGCTCTCCACCGTGCTAGTCACTGGTTCGGTTCATTGTCAGGCTTGCCTGCATGGTCATGAAGCTCAACTTACTGAATGGCCCATATCAG GTGCTTTGGTCGGTGTTAACTGCCATAACAGTGGAAAGAAGAGCAGATCAAGATGGGAACAAGCTAGAACAGATGAATTTGGAGATTTCACTTTTGATCTTCCTTCCCAACTTCATTCAATTCCCAACTTGGAACAAAAATGTTCTGTTAAAGTTCTGAAAATACCAAAGAACTCACCCTGTCAACCAACTTTCGTCAAGAAACAAAAGGGACTAAAACTATTATCACTTGGGAATGGCATCCGTACTTACAGTGCCGGAACGATTAGATTCATGGATTTGACGTCTAGACCTTTGCAAGCATGCATGAAGAAGAATGGTAACAAAGAGATGCAACGATAG
- the LOC126726890 gene encoding acyl carrier protein 3, mitochondrial isoform X1 gives MLRTFLTGLDFLIPLLTSILVINSYYSALLNMQSIRISVLRHVRVSGSAESWLLAEKQNVLKQLSRQMCSSTVTCPDQIMDRVIGLVKKFDKIDASKVTETADFQKDLSLDSLDRVELVMAFEQEFSLDIPDEKADKLTCCADVAKYIVSGAEQKVVEES, from the exons ATGTTGAGAACCTTCCTAACTGGTTTGGATTTCCTAATTCCTTTATTGACCTCCATCTTGGTGATAAATAGTTATTATTCAG CTCTCCTGAACATGCAAAGCATAAGAATTTCCGTTTTGAGGCATGTTAGGGTGAGTGGATCAGCTGAAAGTTGGTTGTTAGCTGAGAAACAGAATGTGCTCAAGCAACTAAGCCGCCAGATGTGCTCATCAACAGTAACTTGTCCTGATCAAATAATGGATCGAGTGATTGGACTGGTTaagaaatttgataaaattgaTGCCTCTAAG GTTACTGAAACAGCGGATTTTCAGAAAGACTTAAGCCTGGACAGTTTAGACAGGGTAGAGCTCGTAATGGCTTTTGAGCAAGAATTCTCCCTTGATATCCCTGACGAGAAAGCTGATAAGCTAACTTGCTGTGCTGATGTTGCAAAGTACATTGTTTCTGGAGCTGAGCAAAAGGTTGTGGAGGAGTCCTGA
- the LOC126726890 gene encoding acyl carrier protein 3, mitochondrial isoform X2, which produces MQSIRISVLRHVRVSGSAESWLLAEKQNVLKQLSRQMCSSTVTCPDQIMDRVIGLVKKFDKIDASKVTETADFQKDLSLDSLDRVELVMAFEQEFSLDIPDEKADKLTCCADVAKYIVSGAEQKVVEES; this is translated from the exons ATGCAAAGCATAAGAATTTCCGTTTTGAGGCATGTTAGGGTGAGTGGATCAGCTGAAAGTTGGTTGTTAGCTGAGAAACAGAATGTGCTCAAGCAACTAAGCCGCCAGATGTGCTCATCAACAGTAACTTGTCCTGATCAAATAATGGATCGAGTGATTGGACTGGTTaagaaatttgataaaattgaTGCCTCTAAG GTTACTGAAACAGCGGATTTTCAGAAAGACTTAAGCCTGGACAGTTTAGACAGGGTAGAGCTCGTAATGGCTTTTGAGCAAGAATTCTCCCTTGATATCCCTGACGAGAAAGCTGATAAGCTAACTTGCTGTGCTGATGTTGCAAAGTACATTGTTTCTGGAGCTGAGCAAAAGGTTGTGGAGGAGTCCTGA